Proteins from a genomic interval of Nostoc sp. TCL240-02:
- a CDS encoding response regulator produces the protein MTQISASLIQQTPLLLIVEDSNEDFEALQRFLGRSSVAIAIQRCVNGEQALAFLYRTGRYIERESAPRPGLIVLDLNLPGTDGREVLRRIKQDDSLKMIPVVVFTTSNNPKDIEVCYQYGVNSYIVKPINFAQLKRDIQMLVEYWFEVTTLPDFLED, from the coding sequence ATGACTCAGATTTCAGCCTCCCTAATCCAGCAAACGCCCCTACTTTTAATTGTGGAGGATAGCAACGAAGACTTTGAGGCACTGCAACGATTTCTAGGGCGATCTTCCGTTGCGATCGCCATCCAACGGTGTGTGAATGGGGAACAAGCCTTAGCATTTCTTTATCGGACTGGCAGGTATATTGAGCGCGAAAGTGCGCCCCGTCCCGGCTTGATTGTCCTTGACTTGAACCTGCCCGGAACCGATGGACGAGAAGTGCTGCGCCGGATTAAACAGGATGACAGCTTGAAAATGATTCCGGTGGTGGTGTTTACTACCTCTAACAATCCCAAAGATATTGAAGTATGTTATCAATACGGTGTCAACAGCTATATTGTTAAGCCAATCAATTTTGCTCAACTGAAACGAGATATTCAGATGCTAGTGGAATATTGGTTTGAAGTGACAACGCTGCCTGATTTCCTAGAGGATTAG
- a CDS encoding phosphodiester glycosidase family protein produces the protein MPTKKLFLLFILIIGASLLSGCQEIEANLVPKASKTCPGKDPKFSIDFFKTNNQGKKNPRGINNVIIFNPKSAELDFKVNVGLSHKLYAKDARGKLRKEYVPKQFHELIGDENAKLNGQLPIAAINADYIGTDNKPQGLNVSRGIEYSGAFKNKRSSFGISGGTPNQRQATIQAGKRQNDILNYNLVGGNGRFYRQGKFKDICQDLGEFACKNATNRSLAAITTQGYVILLVNDLKANSEIELSQLNQELLPDMFDNILQGIASNNCLGNIQEGILFDGGMSPGLYYNQKTYVENLGPIGSVFLIYKK, from the coding sequence ATGCCAACAAAAAAATTATTTTTGTTATTTATCTTGATAATTGGCGCAAGCTTATTATCAGGTTGTCAAGAGATTGAAGCAAATTTAGTCCCTAAAGCATCTAAAACTTGCCCTGGCAAAGATCCTAAATTCAGTATTGACTTTTTTAAAACCAATAATCAAGGTAAAAAAAATCCCAGAGGGATTAACAATGTGATTATTTTTAATCCAAAATCAGCAGAATTAGATTTCAAAGTTAATGTTGGTCTATCTCATAAACTCTACGCCAAAGATGCCAGAGGTAAGCTGCGTAAAGAATATGTACCAAAACAGTTTCATGAACTCATTGGCGATGAGAATGCCAAATTGAACGGACAGCTACCCATTGCTGCAATTAATGCCGACTACATAGGTACTGATAATAAACCACAAGGTTTAAATGTCTCTCGTGGTATAGAGTATTCAGGAGCGTTTAAAAACAAGCGTTCTTCCTTTGGGATATCAGGAGGTACACCCAACCAAAGGCAGGCTACTATCCAAGCTGGTAAAAGACAAAACGATATTCTCAATTACAATTTAGTAGGCGGTAATGGCAGATTCTATCGTCAGGGTAAGTTTAAAGATATTTGTCAAGATTTGGGAGAATTTGCTTGTAAAAATGCCACCAATCGTTCTCTGGCAGCTATCACTACTCAAGGCTATGTAATACTATTAGTTAATGACTTGAAAGCTAATTCAGAGATTGAATTATCTCAACTTAATCAAGAGTTACTGCCAGATATGTTTGATAATATCTTACAAGGCATTGCTAGCAATAACTGTTTAGGTAATATTCAAGAAGGAATTTTATTTGATGGAGGTATGTCTCCAGGATTGTATTATAACCAGAAAACTTATGTAGAAAATCTTGGGCCAATTGGTTCAGTGTTTTTAATCTATAAAAAATAA
- a CDS encoding DUF4912 domain-containing protein has protein sequence MAKERPPLEEMTLRQLRRVASEYSISRYSRMRKSQLLASILEVQRSKNLLSPSRSLEAQETVEAAKFELGQEDRTGGSLADVDEGLADLPSGYGESRIVLLPRDPQWAYTYWDIPNEHKEELRRQGGQQLALRIYDVTDINIEYQSPHSIQEYPADELAREWYLPVPVSDRDYVIDIGYRAADGRWLVLARSARVHIPPVYPSDWIEDVFITVNFEEDLRGKTQYELVPPAKKIAATANGNTVVNTNGNPIYDQIFGLAESAEAQRVAGSIFGSQHQVPGSARPEQALSSYIFPSGVGMWAVPTVSGLTASGAGMSGVGFSASAVPVRPRQFWLIADAELIVYGATEPDATVTIGGRPIQLNPDGTFRFQMSFQDGLIDYPILAVAADGEQTRSIQMKFNRETPSRNTNTKEEAVLEWFS, from the coding sequence ATGGCAAAAGAACGCCCGCCACTAGAGGAGATGACCTTACGGCAACTACGAAGAGTTGCCAGCGAATATAGCATCTCTCGCTATAGCCGAATGCGTAAATCACAATTGCTGGCATCAATTTTAGAAGTCCAGCGCAGCAAAAATTTGCTCAGTCCATCTCGTTCATTGGAGGCTCAAGAAACCGTGGAAGCTGCTAAGTTTGAATTAGGTCAGGAAGATCGTACAGGTGGATCTCTAGCTGATGTTGATGAAGGACTCGCAGATTTGCCTTCTGGCTATGGTGAAAGCCGGATTGTCCTGTTACCGCGCGATCCACAATGGGCTTACACTTACTGGGATATTCCCAATGAACATAAAGAGGAACTGCGTCGCCAAGGTGGACAACAACTCGCGTTACGGATTTATGATGTTACCGACATCAATATCGAATACCAAAGCCCTCACAGCATTCAAGAATATCCTGCTGATGAACTAGCTAGAGAATGGTATCTACCAGTTCCAGTTAGCGATCGCGATTATGTGATAGATATTGGCTATCGTGCTGCTGATGGTCGCTGGTTAGTACTAGCTCGTTCTGCTAGAGTACATATTCCCCCCGTCTATCCTTCTGACTGGATTGAAGATGTCTTCATCACTGTCAACTTTGAAGAAGATTTGCGCGGTAAGACTCAGTACGAACTAGTTCCCCCCGCCAAGAAAATTGCAGCTACCGCTAATGGTAATACTGTTGTCAATACCAACGGCAATCCTATCTACGACCAAATCTTTGGTTTAGCCGAATCTGCCGAAGCACAACGTGTTGCTGGTTCTATCTTCGGTTCCCAGCATCAAGTACCAGGTTCAGCGCGTCCAGAACAAGCCCTTAGTTCCTACATTTTCCCCTCTGGTGTGGGTATGTGGGCAGTTCCTACCGTCTCTGGCTTAACCGCCTCCGGTGCAGGAATGTCAGGTGTTGGCTTCTCCGCTTCCGCCGTTCCAGTGCGTCCGCGCCAATTCTGGTTAATTGCCGATGCTGAGTTGATAGTTTACGGTGCAACCGAACCCGACGCTACTGTAACCATTGGTGGCCGTCCAATCCAACTAAATCCAGATGGCACATTCCGCTTCCAAATGTCCTTCCAGGATGGTTTAATTGACTATCCGATTTTGGCTGTAGCTGCTGATGGTGAGCAAACTCGGTCAATTCAGATGAAATTTAATCGTGAGACACCATCTCGCAACACTAACACTAAAGAAGAAGCTGTTTTAGAATGGTTCTCTTAA
- a CDS encoding ATP-binding protein — MKNESTSARNADVNLLLGGGEMGARMREVDWSKTSLGPTQQWPQSLKTAVRIMLTCRQPMFVWWGEELINLYNDPYKAIIGGKHPEALGQPASDVWREIWDQVRPRAESAMLKNEGTYDEALLLIMERNGYPEETYYTFSYSPVPNDQGDTGGIICANTDDTQRIIGERQLTLLRELAARTADARTFDQACTLSANCLESNPYDLPFAMIYLVDADQQQVFLAGTCHIGQNHVAAPETVDLDSDCVWPFAEVIRTHQAKLISDLEVSFSSLPCGVWERSPHQAIAVPIAPSGQTGKAGILIAGLNPFRLFDDNYRRFIDLVAAQIAASIANAQAYEEERKRAEALAEIDRAKTVFFSNVSHEFRTPLTLMLGPLEETLANCASLLPANEREQLEMVQRNGLRLLKLVNSLLDFSRIEAGRVQASYEPTDLATFTAELASVFRSAVERAGMELSVNCPSLPAPVYVDREMWEKIVLNLLSNAFKFTMTGKIAVSLQWANDHIEFAVQDTGIGIPAEEIPHLFERFHRVKGAQGRTFEGSGIGLSLVQELVQMHGGTVKATSVLGVGSCFTVSIPTGYAHLPSARISASRTLASTALGTTPYLEEALRWLPEEVGIGDWELGTGERELGKWETGEGTREEFSQSPIPIAPNRQRGHRVPQFPIPRILLADDNADMRDYVKRLLSQQYEVESVADGLAALDSARGRIPDLVLTDVMMPGLDGFGLLQELRANPQTNKVPIILLSARAGEEARVEGLEAGADDYLIKPFSARELLARVEAALKMARLREEAMQREQGLRIEAEVAKAHLETVLAGIQDQFFVLDREWRYTFVNDRLAEVVGIQKEELLGRIIWEVFPDVAKSEYYTQVNRAIAQQTFVQFEYFYPAWQRWFENRVYPFGEGVSIFITEISDRKQAEKALRESEEQFRNMADNAPFMVWVTDSDSYCTYLSKSWYDYTGQSDETGLGFGWLNVVHPEDCDEVRNIFLEASKRCEAFRMEYRLHRKDGEYRWMIDAANPWFGVDGEFKGYIGSLIDITERKTAEAERDRLLELEQAARTEAETANRIKDEFLAVLSHELRSPLNPILGWARLLQTREFQAAEIKKAIATIERNAKLQAQLIEDLLDVSRILQGKLNLKMFPVNLVMVIEAGLETVRLAAEAKDIQIQTMLDASLGQVLGDSGRLQQVIWNLLSNAVKFTPEGGQINIQLERIETQAHITVSDTGKGINPDFLPYVFEYFRQADGTTTRKFGGLGLGLAIVRHLIELHGGTIWAESLGEGQGAIFTVRLPLIKKDLTPKQQINIDPLNPSSPDEILAGIQILVVDDDDDTREFHTFVLEQAGARVIAVASAKDALQIFAELEPDVLLSDIGMPETDGYMLIRQIRALQPKQAKQIPAIALTAYAGEINQQQAIASGFQRHLSKPVEPDELVKAIATLIGRNG; from the coding sequence ATGAAGAACGAGTCAACGTCAGCAAGAAACGCCGACGTAAATTTACTTCTCGGCGGTGGTGAAATGGGTGCTAGGATGCGAGAAGTGGACTGGTCAAAAACCTCTCTTGGCCCAACACAGCAGTGGCCACAGAGTTTAAAGACTGCCGTGCGGATTATGCTAACTTGCCGCCAACCGATGTTTGTCTGGTGGGGCGAAGAACTCATAAACCTTTATAACGATCCTTATAAAGCTATTATTGGCGGCAAACATCCAGAAGCCCTGGGGCAGCCAGCTTCTGATGTATGGCGGGAAATATGGGATCAGGTAAGGCCTCGCGCTGAATCAGCGATGTTGAAGAACGAGGGTACTTATGATGAAGCGCTGCTGCTAATAATGGAGCGCAACGGCTATCCAGAAGAAACCTATTATACTTTCTCATACAGTCCAGTTCCTAATGACCAAGGCGACACAGGCGGGATAATCTGTGCCAACACAGACGACACTCAGCGCATCATTGGTGAACGTCAGTTAACACTTTTACGCGAACTAGCGGCTAGGACAGCAGACGCGCGGACATTCGATCAAGCCTGTACACTAAGTGCAAATTGTCTGGAAAGCAACCCTTACGATTTGCCTTTTGCAATGATTTATCTGGTTGATGCAGATCAGCAACAAGTTTTTCTGGCTGGAACGTGCCACATCGGTCAGAATCATGTAGCAGCCCCTGAAACAGTCGATCTCGATTCTGATTGCGTTTGGCCATTTGCGGAAGTTATCAGAACACATCAGGCCAAACTGATTTCTGATTTGGAAGTGTCTTTTAGTAGCTTACCCTGTGGTGTTTGGGAGCGATCGCCCCATCAAGCGATCGCAGTGCCAATTGCACCATCCGGTCAAACCGGAAAAGCTGGTATATTAATTGCTGGGTTGAATCCCTTCAGACTATTCGACGATAACTATAGAAGATTCATTGATTTAGTTGCGGCTCAAATTGCAGCCAGCATCGCCAACGCCCAAGCTTACGAAGAAGAACGCAAACGCGCCGAAGCCTTGGCAGAAATTGATCGCGCTAAAACTGTCTTTTTCAGCAACGTCAGCCACGAGTTTCGTACCCCTCTAACCCTCATGTTAGGGCCATTAGAGGAAACCTTAGCTAATTGTGCCAGCCTACTGCCAGCCAACGAACGAGAGCAGTTAGAAATGGTGCAACGGAATGGACTCCGCCTACTCAAACTAGTCAACAGCCTGCTAGATTTCTCGCGCATCGAAGCCGGACGAGTTCAAGCCTCTTATGAACCCACCGATCTGGCCACTTTCACCGCAGAACTAGCTAGTGTATTTCGTTCAGCAGTAGAACGCGCAGGGATGGAATTATCAGTCAATTGTCCTTCCCTTCCAGCACCAGTGTATGTAGATCGGGAAATGTGGGAAAAGATTGTTCTGAACCTGCTCTCGAATGCCTTCAAGTTCACGATGACTGGAAAAATCGCGGTAAGCTTACAGTGGGCAAACGACCATATTGAGTTTGCAGTCCAAGATACAGGAATTGGTATTCCAGCAGAAGAAATTCCCCATCTTTTTGAACGATTCCACCGCGTCAAAGGAGCACAAGGACGAACTTTTGAAGGGTCAGGAATTGGATTGTCACTGGTGCAAGAATTGGTGCAAATGCATGGGGGAACAGTCAAAGCAACCAGTGTTCTAGGAGTAGGCAGTTGCTTTACTGTATCAATTCCAACGGGATATGCTCATTTGCCTTCAGCCCGGATTAGTGCCTCTCGAACCTTAGCTTCAACTGCATTAGGTACAACACCCTATCTAGAAGAAGCTCTGCGTTGGCTGCCAGAAGAAGTAGGGATTGGGGACTGGGAACTAGGAACTGGGGAAAGGGAACTGGGAAAATGGGAAACTGGGGAAGGGACAAGAGAAGAGTTTTCCCAATCCCCAATCCCCATCGCCCCTAATCGCCAAAGGGGGCACCGAGTTCCCCAATTCCCAATCCCTCGAATTCTCCTGGCTGACGATAATGCAGATATGCGTGATTATGTCAAGCGGCTGTTAAGTCAGCAGTATGAGGTGGAATCAGTGGCGGACGGTTTAGCTGCTTTGGATTCGGCTCGTGGGCGTATCCCAGATTTGGTACTAACGGATGTAATGATGCCTGGATTAGATGGTTTTGGATTGCTGCAAGAATTACGGGCTAATCCGCAGACAAACAAAGTTCCAATTATTCTGCTGTCGGCGCGGGCGGGGGAAGAGGCACGGGTGGAAGGATTAGAAGCGGGAGCCGATGATTACTTAATTAAACCGTTCTCTGCTCGGGAATTATTGGCACGGGTGGAGGCAGCCTTAAAAATGGCTCGTCTGCGTGAGGAGGCAATGCAACGAGAGCAAGGGTTACGGATTGAAGCTGAGGTTGCAAAAGCACACTTAGAAACTGTCCTAGCTGGTATCCAAGACCAGTTTTTTGTGTTGGATCGGGAATGGCGTTATACCTTTGTCAATGATCGCCTAGCAGAAGTTGTGGGCATCCAAAAGGAAGAGTTACTAGGTAGGATCATTTGGGAAGTGTTTCCAGATGTGGCCAAAAGTGAGTATTATACCCAAGTTAATCGGGCGATCGCACAACAGACATTTGTTCAGTTTGAATACTTTTATCCCGCTTGGCAACGCTGGTTTGAGAATCGCGTTTACCCCTTTGGTGAAGGAGTAAGCATCTTTATTACAGAGATCAGCGATCGCAAACAGGCAGAGAAAGCCCTTCGTGAAAGCGAAGAACAGTTCCGCAACATGGCTGATAATGCCCCCTTCATGGTTTGGGTAACAGATAGCGATAGTTACTGCACCTATCTCAGTAAAAGCTGGTACGATTATACCGGTCAAAGCGATGAAACAGGTCTGGGATTTGGTTGGTTGAACGTCGTACATCCAGAAGATTGCGATGAGGTTAGGAATATTTTCCTGGAAGCTAGCAAGCGGTGTGAGGCTTTCCGTATGGAGTACCGCTTGCACCGCAAAGATGGCGAGTATCGTTGGATGATCGATGCTGCGAATCCTTGGTTTGGTGTGGACGGTGAGTTTAAAGGTTACATCGGCTCACTAATTGACATTACAGAACGCAAGACAGCAGAAGCCGAACGCGATCGCCTTCTAGAACTTGAGCAAGCTGCTAGAACCGAAGCCGAAACAGCCAACCGGATTAAAGATGAGTTTCTGGCAGTGCTTTCCCATGAATTGCGATCGCCTCTTAATCCGATTCTTGGTTGGGCGAGACTCTTACAAACCCGTGAATTTCAAGCAGCAGAGATCAAGAAAGCGATTGCAACCATCGAGCGCAATGCTAAATTACAAGCTCAACTAATTGAAGATTTGCTTGATGTCTCTCGGATCTTACAAGGCAAGCTCAACCTGAAGATGTTTCCCGTCAACCTAGTAATGGTGATTGAAGCGGGATTGGAGACAGTGCGTTTGGCAGCAGAAGCTAAAGATATTCAGATTCAGACAATGCTGGATGCTTCTTTGGGGCAAGTTTTGGGTGATTCCGGCCGTTTACAACAAGTAATTTGGAATCTGTTATCGAATGCTGTCAAATTCACTCCTGAAGGAGGACAAATAAATATTCAACTGGAACGTATTGAGACTCAAGCTCACATTACCGTCAGCGACACAGGTAAGGGAATCAACCCTGACTTTCTCCCTTATGTATTTGAATATTTTCGTCAGGCTGATGGCACGACAACGCGAAAGTTTGGTGGGTTGGGGTTAGGGTTAGCAATTGTCCGTCATTTGATCGAACTACATGGTGGCACAATTTGGGCAGAAAGTTTAGGGGAAGGACAAGGAGCTATTTTTACAGTTAGGCTACCCCTGATCAAAAAAGATTTAACCCCAAAACAACAGATAAATATCGATCCTTTAAATCCTTCTTCTCCAGATGAAATCCTTGCAGGCATCCAAATTTTAGTTGTAGACGATGACGATGATACCCGTGAGTTTCATACATTTGTGCTAGAACAGGCTGGTGCAAGGGTAATTGCTGTGGCATCAGCAAAAGATGCACTGCAAATATTTGCAGAGTTAGAACCAGATGTTTTGCTCAGTGATATTGGAATGCCAGAGACAGATGGCTATATGCTAATACGCCAAATTAGAGCATTGCAACCAAAGCAAGCTAAACAGATTCCCGCGATCGCTTTAACTGCTTATGCTGGAGAAATCAACCAGCAACAAGCAATCGCATCAGGATTTCAAAGGCATCTGTCTAAACCCGTTGAACCAGATGAGTTAGTCAAGGCAATTGCAACTTTGATTGGTCGAAATGGCTGA